The following are encoded in a window of Ricinus communis isolate WT05 ecotype wild-type chromosome 4, ASM1957865v1, whole genome shotgun sequence genomic DNA:
- the LOC8278922 gene encoding plant UBX domain-containing protein 10 has protein sequence MSSTVRDSARAMREASCNGIVRRMVSLPRSIVGGFSRVMGHGIGRIGIGIGSGRRDQNLPLNFTVQPPQVHHPLIAPEEWTFLANFQQQYGSTHPFFYACNFMQALKIAEDENKFMFMYLHSPQHPFTQSFCRETLCSEFVVQFLDANFVCWGALADRGEGVQMAAALRPASFPCCAVVAPASGNSIAVLQQLEGPVSPAELVEILLRTVEEQGLAFGKNARAKQQEQKMRARAKEEEKIRADRRLREEQDAAYLAALKIDKEKEKSKKVPSNKANYEKPTNNSAQKQYGNAREASIVRETEFKETAGRSKDPQATQILIRFPNGERREQSFFSSNTVQSIYKFIDSLGLPGIVNYRLISSFPRRVYGVDQMGLTLKDAGLHPKATLFLELP, from the exons ATGTCATCAACAGTGAGGGATAGTGCTAGAGCAATGAGAGAAGCTTCTTGCAATGGAATTGTTCGTCGAATGGTGAGTCTGCCTAGGAGTATAGTAGGAGGATTTTCAAGAGTAATGGGTCATGGTATAGGTAGAATAGGAATAGGAATAGGATCAGGAAGAAGAGATCAAAATTTACCATTAAACTTCACAGTGCAACCCCCACAAGTTCATCATCCCCTAATTGCGCCAGAAGAATGGACCTTCTTAGCCAATTTTCAGCAGCAATATGGTTCTACACatcctttcttttatgcttGCAATTTCATGCAGGCGTTAAAGATAGCAGAGGATGAAAACAAGTTTATGTTTATGTATCTCCATTCACCTCAACACCCTTTTACTCAGTCTTTCTGTAGAGAGACTCTATGTTCGGAATTTGTAGTACAGTTCCTTGATGCGAACTTCGTTTGCTGGGGAGCACTTGCAGATAGAGGAGAGGGTGTGCAAATGGCTGCAGCATTGCGACCTGCGAGCTTTCCTTGCTGCGCAGTTGTCGCTCCAGCTTCTGGTAATAGCATAGCGGTACTACAGCAG TTGGAAGGGCCAGTTTCTCCAGCAGAGCTGGTGGAGATTCTGCTGAGGACAGTAGAGGAGCAAGGATTGGCATTTGGCAAGAATGCAAGAGCAAAGCAGCAGGAGCAGAAGATGAGAGCAAGAGCGaaggaagaagagaagatAAGAGCAGATCGTCGACTAAGAGAAGAACAGGATGCAGCTTACCTTGCAGCTCTAAAGATTGATAAG GAGAAGGAGAAATCTAAGAAAGTACCTTCAAATAAAGCAAATTATGAGAAGCCTACGAACAATTCAGCACAGAAGCAATACGGTAACGCCAGAGAAGCTTCCATAGTTAGAGAAACTGAGTTTAAAGAAACAGCTGGTCGGTCAAAGGATCCTCAGGCAACACAG ATTTTGATACGGTTTccaaatggtgaaagaagagAGCAGAGTTTCTTCAGCTCAAATACGGTCCAATCAATCTACAAATTTATTGATTCGTTAGGCCTACCTGGCATTGTTAACTACAGATTGATATCAAGCTTTCCCAGAAGAGTCTATGGTGTTGATCAAATGGGATTGACCCTTAAGGATGCTGGACTCCACCCTAAAGCAACCCTTTTCCTAGAGCTTCCGTGA
- the LOC8278921 gene encoding uncharacterized protein LOC8278921 isoform X3: MGLMFCMDMKLDSFPWTKLRNKPFCILHKRRQHQCIQTQAVAAKQTTQKQQQHSTKMAAYTSHSYTTHSMTPLFVAFLLVSASSSINPAMSQQLMSDSGNRFPANQTFKPGKELLKLKRINAYLKKVNKPAVKTIQSPDGDVIDCVLSHLQPAFDHPVLKGKKPLDPPQRPKGNETTETVTESYQLWTDLGESCPEGTVPIRRTTDKDVLRASSMRRFGRKLRRHVRRDSTGTGHEHAVVFVNGDQYYGAKASINVWAPHVTDQYEFSLSQIWVISGSFGNDLNTIEAGWQVSPELYGDNYPRFFTYWTTDAYQATGCYNLLCSGFVQTNNKIAIGAAISPRSSFNGRQFDIGLMVWKVPTFYKALHVGSIKKVSGLS; the protein is encoded by the exons ATGGGGCTTATGTTTTGTATGGATATGAAGTTAGATTCATTTCCATGGACAAAACTTAGGAATAAACCATTTTGTATCCTACACAAAAGAAGACAACATCAATGTATACAAACACAAGCTGTTGCTGCAAAACAAACAACACAGAAACAACAGCAACATTCCACAAAAATGGCTGCTTATACCTCTCATAGTTACACCACCCACTCAATGACACCTCTTTTTGTtgcttttcttcttgtttctgcttcttcttctattaatCCTGCCATGTCACAACAACTTATGTCAGATTCCGGTAACCGCTTTCCGGCCAATCAAACTTTCAAGCCAGGGAAAGAGTTACTGAAACTAAAAAGAATCAATGCTTATCTTAAGAAGGTTAACAAACCTGCAGTGAAGACAATTCAG AGCCCTGATGGTGATGTAATAGATTGTGTTTTATCTCATCTTCAACCAGCATTTGACCATCCAGTGCTTAAAGGGAAAAAACCATTG GATCCACCACAGAGGCCAAAAGGTAACGAGACCACAGAGACGGTGACAGAGAGCTATCAGCTATGGACAGATTTAGGTGAATCATGTCCAGAAGGGACTGTTCCAATCAGAAGAACAACAGACAAGGATGTATTAAGAGCGAGCTCGATGAGAAGATTTGGCAGAAAATTAAGAAGACATGTAAGAAGAGATTCTACAGGCACGGGTCATGAG CACGCAGTTGTATTTGTTAATGGAGATCAATACTATGGAGCAAAGGCCAGCATAAATGTGTGGGCTCCTCATGTCACTGATCAATATGAATTCAGCCTGTCACAAATTTGGGTCATCTCTGGTTCTTTTGGCAATGATTTAAACACCATTGAAGCTGGTTGGCAG GTTAGTCCTGAGTTATATGGAGATAATTACCCAAGATTCTTCACTTATTGGACA ACTGATGCATACCAAGCTACTGGATGCTACAACTTATTATGTTCTGGGTTCGTCCAGACCAACAACAAGATTGCTATTGGAGCTGCAATATCACCAAGGTCCTCTTTCAATGGCAGACAATTTGATATTGGCCTCATGGTTTGGAAG